The following are from one region of the Candidatus Methylomirabilota bacterium genome:
- a CDS encoding phytanoyl-CoA dioxygenase family protein, translated as MPKVLTDAQVRAFERDGCLWPVRAMSAERARHYRERFEALEARVRDIKKMKTKSHLLCPWVLEIAEDPHVLDVFEDLIGPDLRCWSMAWRVKKADGQTFAGWHQDSHYGSAVPVVLGALALSECGSEQGCLRGVPGSHTWGVLRHEESDDPRSILARGQYIVDAFDESKAVDFALRPGEMAMFHNSLVHGSATNHGPDRRFLLLVEMLPTWAKPARVRQSAMLLRGRDTYGNFDDEPRPDGEFTPTALANWQRVVDARAKLIFEDSRYSPSEAYGGKRPAT; from the coding sequence TCAGGTGCGCGCGTTCGAGCGCGACGGCTGCCTCTGGCCCGTGCGCGCGATGAGCGCCGAGCGCGCTCGCCACTACCGCGAGCGGTTCGAGGCGCTCGAGGCGCGCGTGCGCGACATCAAGAAGATGAAGACCAAGTCCCATCTCCTCTGCCCCTGGGTGCTCGAGATCGCCGAGGACCCGCACGTCCTCGACGTGTTCGAGGACCTGATCGGGCCCGACCTCCGCTGCTGGAGCATGGCGTGGCGCGTGAAGAAGGCCGACGGCCAGACCTTCGCCGGCTGGCATCAGGACTCCCACTACGGCTCGGCGGTGCCGGTGGTGCTCGGCGCCCTCGCGCTCTCGGAGTGCGGCAGCGAGCAGGGATGTCTGCGCGGCGTCCCGGGCTCTCACACGTGGGGTGTGCTGCGTCACGAGGAGAGCGACGACCCGCGGAGCATCCTCGCCCGCGGCCAGTACATCGTGGACGCGTTCGACGAGTCGAAGGCGGTGGACTTCGCGCTCCGGCCCGGCGAGATGGCGATGTTCCACAACTCCCTCGTCCACGGCTCCGCGACGAACCACGGCCCCGACCGCCGCTTCCTCCTGCTGGTCGAGATGCTGCCGACCTGGGCGAAGCCCGCGCGGGTCCGCCAGTCCGCCATGCTCCTGCGCGGCCGGGACACCTACGGCAACTTCGACGACGAGCCGCGGCCGGACGGCGAGTTCACGCCGACGGCGCTCGCCAACTGGCAGCGCGTCGTGGACGCGCGCGCGAAGTTGATCTTCGAAGACAGCCGCTATAGCCCGAGCGAGGCGTACGGGGGAAAGCGCCCGGCGACGT